Part of the Deinococcus budaensis genome is shown below.
GCTGCACGTCCTGGGCCAGCCCCTGGTAGGCGTACAGCGACCAGCCGTCGCCGCGTGCCAGCAGGGACTGGTGGGCGGGTTGCGTGGCGACCAGCAGCAGCGCGACCGTGACCAGCGCGGGCAGCGCGGCCAGCAGCGCCTCGCGCAGGCGCACGCCCGGCGGCACCCGGTGCAGCTTCGCCGCCGTCTGGCCGCCGCTGCCCGGAATCACGGGGCGGCAGTGACGCGCTCGACGAACCACACCCACGCCGAGCCGTACAGCCGCGCCGGAAAGCGCTGCGGATCGGGGGGCAGCACCACGGTCAGCGGGCCTTTTTCCAGCACCGGGATCGGGCGGCCCCCCGCGCTGTGCGCGAGCATGATGGGAGCGGCCAGATAGTCGCGGGCGCGGATGGTCGTCACGTACCCGTTGCTGGCATACAGCCGCATGTCGCGCCCCGCGAAGCCGCCCAGCGCCGCGAGATCGCGCAGCGGCACCCCCTCGTAGCTGAAGGTGCGCTGAAGCTGGGCGTGCCGGGTGGTGTAGCGCACGGTGGGCAGCGCCAGCAGCTGGCTGCGCGTGAGCGCCTGAGCACCTGCTTTGCCCTCCAACGTGAGCAAGACGCGCTCGCCCGGCTGCGCGGCGGGCAAGGGGCGTCCCGGACGGCTGTAGGAAAAGGCGCTGCCCTGCGGCGCAGGCACGGAGCGGGCCGCCGCCCCGCTGCCCGCCGCAGGACGCGCGCCCCCCAGCGGACTGGCCGCCCCCAGCGCGGCGAGGCAGACCAGCAGGGCCAGCGGCAGGCGGACTGGTGGGAACACGGCCTACTCTAGAGCGCGGAAGGCCAGCGCCTCAAGAGACCGCCTCGCTTGCCCCGGCCCCTCCCCACCTCGGCGCAGCGCCGCCCTCATGAAAGCGGGATGTGGCGCCCCACCCCGACCGCTGGACGGGCCGTCAGGCCGCCGTCATCCCCGGCAGAGAGAGTGGGCGCATGAAATACTTCACATCTTCACTGCTGCTGGGGACCCTGCTGGCCTGCGGCGCCAGCGCCTCGCCGGTGATCAGCGCGCAGAGCATCATCGTGAATCCGGTGCCCACCAGCCTGAGCGTGCGCGTCTGGACCGACCGGGACCTGGGCGGGCGGCAGGTGCCGAGCTACGCGCCCGGCGAGCGCATCCGGCTTTACACCAGCGTCAATCAGGACGCCTACGTCTACCTCTTCAACGTGGACCCGCAGGGCAGCGTCGATCTGGTCTTGCCCAACAAGTACCAGGGCGGGGCCAACTTCCTGAAGGCGAACACCACCCGCGCCTTTCCCGCCGCGAGTGACCCCTTCACCTTTGACATCGCGGCCCCCTACGGGGTGAACAAGGTGCTGGCCCTGGCCAGCCGCAGGCCCCTGGACCTCGGGGAGATCGCCACCTTCAAGACGCAACCCAACAGCTTCGCCACCGTGGGGGTCAAGGGCCAGCAGCAGCTCGCGCAGGCGCTGAGCATCGTGGTCACCCCGGTGGATCAGCAAAGCTGGATCAGCGACACGGCGCTGTACAACGTCGCCGCGCCCGGAGCGCAGGCCACGGCGGCGCCGCTCCAGACGCCCGCCCCGGCGGCCAGCACCCCGGCGCGCGGCGCCCCGATCCAGCCGCTGCCGGGCACGCCCACCGCCAGCGCCCTGTCGGTCACCGTCAAACCCGCCGCGCCCCAGCCTGCGCCGCTGCCGGGAGGCCGCGAGTGGCGGACCACGGTCGAGCGCCAGGGCAGCCTGAGCAGCACCTATGCCGAGTACGCCGCCCGCCTGAAGGCCGAAGGCTACAGCCAGGTCGGCAGCAAGCAGGCCGGCAACCACATCCGGGGCGAGTTCCGCAAGGGAGAGGGCCGCGCCACCCTGGAGGTCAAGCAAAAGGGCCGCCGTTTCGAGGTCACGCTCAGCCGCCGCTGACGCCCGGCACGCTGCGTCCCCGGCCTGCCCAGACGGCAACGCGCCCCTCTCCGGCCGGGAGCAGGGCGCGCGCGGGCCCGTGGGGGCCGGGGACGCCCCTGACACTCACGGCGGGTACCCGGCCGTGGCAGACTCGGGGCATGTGGACAGCGGCGTTCTGGGGGTTGGTGGCGGGGGCATCCCTGCTGCTGGGGGGCCTGCTCGGGCTGTACGCCCCCGCCAGCCGGCGGGTGGTGGCGCTGATCATGGCCCTGGGGTCGGGGGTGCTGGTGAGCAGCGTGGCCTTTGACCTGATGGACGAGGCGTACGGCGCCGCAGGGCTGGACGCGGCGGCGGGCGGGCTGCTGCTGGGCGCCGCCGCTTTTTTTCTGGGCGACCTGGCGATCAACCGCGCCGGGGGCCTGCACCGCAAGCGCAGCGGGGGCCAGCAGGCGCAGGGCAGCGCCCCGGCGATCGTGCTGGGCACCCTGATGGACGGCATCCCCGAATCGGTCGCCATCGGGGTCAGCCTGCTGGCCGGGGGGAAGGTCGGCTGGGTCTTTGTGGCGGCGGTGTTTCTCAGCAACATCCCCGAGAGCCTCAGCGCCAGCGTGGGCCTCAAGCGCGCGGGCCACGCCCCCCGGCAGATTCTGCTGCTGTGGACCGCCATCGCCCTGGCGAGCGCGGCGGCCGCCGGACTGGGGTTCGCGCTGCTGCGGGGCGCGGACCCCAACCTCACGTCCGGCATCCAGGCTTTTGCCGCCGGGGCGATCCTGACCATGCTTTCCTCGACCATGCTGCCCGAAGCCTTTGAGGAAGGCGGCCCGGCGATCGGCCTGGCGACGACCGTGGGCTTCTTGCTGGCCTTCAGCCTCCGCCACCTGGGTTGAGTCGGCCGAGTCCGGTCGGCTGGGCTGCTGGCCCGGTCTATCTGGCGTGGGCGGCTTTCCAGTCAAGGGCAAATTCCTCGTAGTAGTCGCGGACGCTCTCGGTCGCCAGGTCGGCCAGCGCGCCTACGCCTGCCACGCTGCCGTACCCCGACACCGACCAGAGTTGCAGGTGGCGGGCGGTGAGGGTCCGGTTGCCCAGGCTGACGCGGGCCTCGCCTGGCACCTCGAGGCTGAGGTCCAGCGTGTACAGCAGCTTGCCGTCCCTGGCTTCCGAGGCGGTCACGGTGAAAATCTGGGCGACGGTGCAGGTCTTGGGGTCGCCGAAAGGCAGGCCGTACAGCGTGGCGTAGCGCGCCAGCCGCTCGTCCACCGCGACGGCGAGGTCCTCGTCTTCCTGCTCGTCCACGTACACGTAGGCGATCGGCGGGCAGAGGTCGGCGGCGGTGAGGCCGCGCAGGTTGCCCTGCTGGTGCTCCGCGTGGGCGGTGCTGGGCAGGGCGGCCAGGGCGGCGAGCGTGAGCAGGGCACGGTTCATGACGGCAGTCTACGGGCCGGGGCGAGCGCCGCCGACCTGTGCGGAGGCGCGCCGGGGTCCGCCGCGAAGGTCTCCCCGGTCACCGTCTGCTAGGCTGGGGCCTCTCCTCCCTTCAGGCAGCCTCCGCTGGGCCGCCTGCACACCTCTGACCAGCCATGCCGATGTCCCCGCGTTTTGCCCTGCGCCGGACTTCCCTGCGGGGAAGAGGTCCGGGGCGACTGCTCAACCAGCGCCGCGCCCCCTGAAGCGCCCTGGCCTGCGCCCACGCGGCGCGGCGGCGCGCTGCCCGGCGGCGTCTGAACCCAGTCCTGTTGAACCTGGCCCTCTCTTTGCCTTTTCCCCCACCTCTGTGCCCGCACCCCGGCCCTGTGGAGGCCCCATGACCAGATCCCGCACCTCCAAAAAAGCGTCCAGTCCCGCAGCCAGCTCGGCCGCGCCCGACCCGGCCCTGCCTGACCCCCACGCCGCCGGAGCCGCCGCCTACGCCCAGGCCGACGCCCAGGGCGAGCTGTTCCAGCTCATCGCGCCGGACGGCACGGTGACCCACCCGGAGCTGCTGCCCGATCCCGCGACCCGCCTCGCCCTCTACCGCCAGATGCGCCGGGTCCGGCACTTCGACGAGCGGGCCTGGGTGCTGTACCGCACCGGGCGCATGGGCGTCTTTCCGCCCTACGGCGGCATGGAAGCCAGCCAGGTCGGCACCGCCGCCGCCCTGACGCCCCAGGACTGGCTCTTTCCCACCTACCGCGACACGGGCGCGGCGCTCGCCTACGGCCTGCCCATTCCGCAGACCCTGGCGTACTGGCGCACCAGCCCGCACGGCTGGGCGATGCCGCAGAACCTCAAGATCCTGCCCTTTTACATCCCCATCGCCACCCAGTACCCGCACGCGGTCGGCGCTGCCCTGGCCGAGGCGCGGCAGGGCACCCGCAACGTGGCGATGGCCTTTATCGGGGACGGCGGCAGCTCGGAGGGCGACTTTCACGAGGCGCTGAACTTCGCAGGCGCGCTGAACGCCTCCTGCGTCTTTATCCTCCAGAACAACGGCTGGGCGATCAGCGTGCCCACCCGCGCGCAGACCAAGGCGACCAACCTGTCCCGGCGCGCCGACGGCTACGGCATTCCCGGCGTGCGGGTGGACGGCAACGACGTGCTGGCGACGTGGCACGTCACCCGCGAGGCGGTGGAGCGTGCCCGCCGGGGCGAGGGGCCGACCCTGATCGAGACCGTGACCTACCGCATCAAGCCGCATACCCTCGCGGACGACCCCAGCCGCTACCGCACCGACGCCGACAACGCGGGCTGGGACGCCAAGGACCCGGTGACCCGTCTGCGCGCGCACCTGCTGGCCGGAGGCCACCTGACCGAGGAGGAGGACGCGCAGCTCACCCGCGAGATCGAGGCCGAGTTCGAGGCCGCGCTGGCCGAGGCCGACGCCTTCCCCGAGCCGACCCCCGCCGAGATTCTCGACCACGTCTTTGCCGAGCCGACGCCGCAGCTTGCCCGGCAGCGCGCGCAGATTCTGGCGGAGGAGGGGGCGTGAGGGGGGCTGCGCCCGTGAGTGGGAAGTGGGTGGGAAGTGGAAATGGCGCCCGGCCACTGCCTTGGTCCAGCCTCCCCCCCTCTCTTCAGGACCAGCAAGCGAGCCACTGCCCACCCCCCACTGACCACTCCCCGTCCTCCGAGGTTTCCGCATGACCGCCACCGTGACCGCCCTCCGCACCATGACGATGGTCGCCGCCATCAACGACGCCCTGGCGCTCGCGCTGGAACGTGACCCCGCCGTCCACATCTTCGGGGAGGACGTGGGCGTGATGGGCGGCGTCTTTCGCGCCACCGACGGCCTGCAAGCCCGCTTCGGGGCGGCGCGCGTATTCGACACCCCGCTGGCCGAGGCCGGCATCGTGGGTATGGGCATCGGCATGGGGCTGGCGGGGCTGAAGCCGGTGGCCGAGATCCAGTTCGCGGGCTTCCTGTACCCGGCGCTCGATCAGGTCCTGTCGCACCTGGGCCGCTACCGCCACCGCACCCGCAGCCGCTACCACCTGCCCATGGTGGTGCGCGCGCCCTACGGCGGCGGCGTCCACACGCCCGAGCAGCACGCCGACTCGCCCGAGGCGATCCTGGCCCACACCCCCGGCGTCAAGGTCGTGATCCCCTCGACGCCCAGAGACGCCAAGGGCCTGCTGCTCGCCGCCATCGAGGACCCCGACCCGGTCTTCTTCTTCGAGGCCATCAAGCTCTACCGCAGCGTCAAAGAGGAGGTGCCGGAGGGGCACTACACCATTCCGCTGGGGCAGGCCCGGGTGGTGACCCAGGGCGACGACGTGACCGTGATCACCTACGGCGGCATGGTCGAGGTCGCCCAGAAGGCCGCCGCCGCCGCGCAGGCGCACGGGATCGGCGTGGAGGTCATCGACCTGCGGACGCTGGTGCCGCTGGACACCGAAACCCTCCTGGCGAGCGTCCAGAAGACGGGCCGCGCCGTGATCGTGACCGAGGCGCCGCGCACGGGCGGCTTTCACAGTGAGATCAGCGCCGTTATCGCCGAGGAGGCCATCGAGTTCCTGCGCGCGCCGGTCGTGCGCGTGACCGGCTTCGACGCGCCGTACCCCCCCTTCACCAGCGTGGAGGACGTGTACCGGCCCCATCCGGTGCGGGTGGCGCGGGCGATCCGGCAGGTCATGAACTACTGAGAACGCGGGCAGCGGCGCGCGGGCGAGAAAGGAGCCTCTGGCCGCGTCCCGCGCGCCGCACACTGCGTCCCAGCGCACGTTTGCGCCTCAGCCCCGGATCATGAAGCGCGGTGAGGATAGGAGGCGATGCGTCTTCCTGGCCTGCTGCTGACCGCCGCCCTGCTCGCGGGGACGGCGGTGTTTGGCATTGACCGCTTCCGCTCGTCCGGCGAGGAGAGCGGGGGCACCACTCCGGTGGCCGCCACGCAGCAGGTGCCTGCCCTCCCGCCTGCGGCCTCCCCGGACCCGGCGCCGCCCCCCACCACCGGGCCAGAGGAAGCGCCGACGCCTCCCGCGCCGGACCCCCAGCCGCAGCCGCCTGCCGCAGCCACCCCCGCTCCTCTGCCCGCTTCCGCGAAGGTGGGGAACGTCCGGCACGAGTACCAGCGGCTGAACAATTGCGGCCCGGTCACGGTCGGAATGGCGCTGAGCCGCTGGGGCAGCACGCTCGACCAGTACGACATCGCGCCCCGCCTGAAGCCCACCGCCGGGGACGTGAACGTCTCCCCCGACGAACTCGCCGGGTATGCCCGCTCGCAGGGGATGAAGGTCCACCTGGGGGTGAACGGCGACCGGGCGCTGCTGAAACGCTTGCTGGCGGCGGGTTTCCCGGTGATCGTGGAAACCTGGTTCGTGACGCACGACTCGGGCGGCATGGGCCACTACCGCCTGCTGACCGGCTATGACGACGCCGCGCAGAGCTTCGGCGCCCTGGACTCGTACCTGGGACCGCTGAAGATGCCCTACGCCCGGTTCGACGAGTTGTGGCGGTCCTTCGGGCGCACGTTCCTGGTGGTGCATCCCCCGGCCCGCGTGTCCGAGGTGACGGAGCTGCTGGGTGCCCGCGCGGACGCGGCGGCGGCCAAGCAGGACACGCTGCGGGCCGCCCTGGCCGAGGCCGAGCGGCGCGGTGACGCGGTGGGCTGGCTGAACCTGGGGCACGCCAAGCTGGGCGTGGGAGACGCGCGGGGGGCGGCGCGGGCCTTTGATCAGGCGTTCGCGGCCTCGCCCGACCCCAGCCTCGATCCGACCCGCCCGGCGCGGGTGGTGGGCGGGCTGCCGTGGCGGGCGCTGTGGTACTCCTTCGGGCCGCTGGAGGCCTACACCCGCACCGGGCGCTATGCGGACGTGCTGCGGCTGACCGCCGGGGTGCTGCGTGACGCCCCCGCCCACGAGGAAGCGCACTACTGGCGTGGGCGCGCCCTGAGCGGCCTGGGCCGCGCGGCCGAGGCGCAGGCCGCCTACCGGGAAGCGCTGCGGCTGCGGCCCGGGTACGCGGCGGCGCGGGAAGCGCTCGTCCGCCTCTGACCGCGGCCGTTGCCCACGCCCGGCGGCCCCCCGGACGGCAGTGTTACGCTCCCCGCATGACGCCCGCCGACGCCCGCCTCCCCACGGAAGCTTTTGCCCGCGCCCGCGCCTTCCTGCTGGAGCGGGGCCGCCCGCTGGACGCGGCCCGCTTCCGGCACGCCTTCGAGGACGCCCCCGCCGGGGAGGTGCTGGCGGCCCTGGGCGCCTACCAGAACCCCGGCGGCGGGTTCGGGCATGCCCTGGAACCCGACGTGCGCGCGCCCCAGAGCAGCGTGCTGGCGACCTCGCAGGCGCTGGAGGTGCTGCACGGCCTCGGGGTCCCCGCTTCTGAGCCGCTGCTGGCGGGCGCGGTGGAGTGGCTGCGCGCGGGGCTGGAGGTGGAAGAAGACGGCTCGGTCTGGCCCTTCCTGCCCCTGGAGGCCGGGGCGCACCCCCACGCGCCCTGGTGGAGTCAGGCGACCCCCGGGCAACTCGCCCGGACCTTCGGCGGCTTTCAGGTCAATCCGCGCGCCGGGATCGTGGCGCGGCTGTGGCGCTGGCCGGAGCGGCTCCCTGGGGGGCTGCTGGCGCTGCTCACGGTGGAAACGCGCGACGCGATCCTGGCGGGACTGGAGCCGGACGACGTGAACGGGCACCGCGTCGCGGCCACCTTCGCCCAGACGCCCGAGGTGCCGGGGCTGCACCGCCAGCCGGTGTTGGAATACCTGCGCGACGTGCTGCCGGGCCGGGTGGCCCGCACCCCGGACGCCCTGGCCGGCTACGGTCTCAGCGCCCTGCACGTGGCCCCCACGCCGGCCTCGCCGCTGGCCCCGCCACTCGCCGAACCCCTGGCCGCCGCCCTCACGCACCTGCTGACCTCGCAGGGAGAGGACGGCTCCTGGGCGCCCAACTGGGACTGGGGAGGCCAGTTTCCGGACGCGTGGCCGCAGGCGGAGCTGGAGTGGCGCAGCGGCCTGACGCTGGAGGCCCTGCTCACGCTGCGCGCCTGGGGGCGGCTGGAAGGGGACTAAGCCGGGGTAGGGGCCTCGCGCCTTCCCTCCGCCTCTACCCCACCCGCCCCCTCCCAAATCGGAGCCGCCCCACCAGCGCGGTGGGGCGGCCCGGGTTGCCGGAGGTCTACTTCTTGGGCGCCTCGATGGTCTTGACGGCCTTGCCGCCCGCGCGGGCCGGAGCCTTTTGCACGGTCTGCCCGATTGAAGCGGTCTCGCGCTCGACCTGCTTGTTGATCAAAACCTGCTGCACGATGCCGATCAAGGTGGACAGGATGATGTAGATCGTCACGCCCGCCGGGAAGGTCAGCGCGAAGTACAGGAAGATCAGGTAGATGAAGGCCTGCTGCCGGAACATCTCCGGACTCTTGCGGGTCATCACGTACAGCTGCCCGATGTTCACGATCAGGTAGACCAGCGCCAGGATATAGAAGGGGTCGGGGATGGCGAGGTCGGGCAGCCACAAAAAGCCGCTGTCGAACTCGAAGTTGCGGATGGTGGACCACAGCGCGATCAAGACCGGAAAGGGCAGGAAGGTCGAGAAGCAGCCGGCCGGATTGAAGTTGTGGTCGCGGTACAGCTGCGACATCTCGGTCTGCATCGCCCGCTGCGAGTCCGGATCGCGCTTGTCCTTGTACTTCTCCTGAATCTCCTTGATCTTGGGCTGCATGACCTGCATCCGGGCGGTCGTGCGGCCCTGCGCCTGCATCAGCGGCCACATGATCAGCCGCAGCAGCACCGTGAGCAGCACCAGCACCAGCCCCCAGTTGCCCACGAAGCTGTAGAGCCACTCCATCAGCTTGACGATCTGGAGGCTGATGCGCCCGAAGAAGTTCGGCTCGAACAGCCCCGGCAGCGTCGAGTACCCGCTCTGGTACAGGTGAATCAGCTCGTTGCGCCCGCCGTAGACTTCCAGGTTGCTGTCCCCCTGGAGGCCCACGCGAATCAGGCCCTGCTCGCCGCCCGTCAGGCTGGCGTCGGCGCGGGTCTGGCCCTGGGGCCGCACGATCAGGGCGTGCGCGACCTGGCTGGGGTTTTCCTGAAGCGCGGCGTAGAGGATGTTGTCCACGGTCAGGGTGCCGCTGCCCTGCACGGCGGCCGGCTGCCCGCCCACCGGCACGGCCTGCACGCGCGGGTTGTCGGCCTTGCCCAGCCCCGGAAAGAGCATGGTGTAGCTGCCCGGCCCGCCCTCCAGCGCCGTCCGCACGTCCACCTTGTAGTTGCGCGGGTGCAGGGTGACCGTCTTGGTCACCGTCACGCCGTTCTGGGTGTAGCGGAACAGGGCGTCCTGGCGGTTTTGCCCCAGGTTCTGGCTCAGGCGGGGCCGGGCGGCCTGGGCGGGCGCGGCGGGGTCGAGGCCCCCTCCCTCCAGCGCCAGCGCCTTGCGGTCGCCGACCATGTTCACGATGCCGCGCTGCTCGCGCAGGGCGCTGAAGTCGTAGCTGCCGTCGGGGCGCTGCTTGATAAAGGGCGTGCCCGCGTAGCTCTTGACGTACCAGCCGATCACCTCGCCCCGGGCGTTGAACACCACGTCACTGAGGTTGCTGGTGGCGATGAACTCGTCGCCGGGGCGGCCGTCGAAGTCGGCCGTGATCCATTCGGGCGTGATCGCCTTGCCGAAGGTGGGAAGGGGGCCGGTGGTGCCGCAGCCGGTCAGCAGCAGCGCGCCCAGGGCCGCGAGGGGAAGCAGGATTCGGGTCTTCATCAGGGTGTCTTTCTGGAGGAGGTCGCCGTGCGCGGAAACTGCTCCGGCACGGGGTCGAACCCGCCCGGCACCAGCGGGTTGCAGCGCAGCACGCGCCACGCGGCCAGCCAGCCGCCCTTGAGGGCGCCGTGCCGCTCGACGGCCTCCACGGCGTACTGCGAGCAGGTCGGAGTAAAGCGGCAGGTCGGGGCCGGTTTGCGGGGCGAGAGGTGGCGCTGGTACCCCCGGACGATCCGCACCAGCCCGCGCGAGGCGGCGCTCACGGCTGCTCCTGGGTGGGCGGCGTCATGGGGGCAGGTACGGCCCCGGCGGCCTGCGGGTTCCCGCCCCGGCCCGTTCCCGCCGCCGGGGCGCCCGCCCGGCGCTTCACGCGCCCCGGCACCTGCGCCAGCACCCGCGTCAGCGCCGCCTGAAGGTCGGGGAACGGCGCGCTCAGCACGGCCGGGTTGGGCATCAGGATCGCGCGGCAGGGCGGCAGGCCGCCGGGCAGCGTCCGCAGCGCCTCGCGCACACGGCGGCGGGCGCGGTTGCGGTCCACCGCGCGGCGCAGGGTCTTTTTGGGCACCACGATCCCGATGATGGCGCGCGGGCGCCACGCTTCACCGTAGCGGGGACGGTAATCGGTGACCCGCAGGGTCAAGAGGGGGTCGCGCAGCGCCGAGCCGTGCTGGCGCACCCGCCGGAACTCGCGGTCCCCGGTCAATGGAGCCAGCGCCACCGGACGGCGGCGGGGCCGTTCCTGCGTGGCGCTGGAGGGATCGGGATCTGTGATGGCCTGCTCCTGGCCGCGAGACTTACTCGTCGCTGACGGTGAGCTGGTGACGGCCCTTCGCGCGGCGGCGCGCGAGGATGTTGCGGCCCGCCTTGGTCTTCATGCGGGCGCGGAAGCCGTGGGTCTTGGCCCTCTTGCGGACGTTCGGCTGGTAGGTACGCTTCATGACTGTGCTCTCCTTCTTCGCGGCGCGGCCTGCCGACCCCCCGCGCGACACTGCCCCCCTGGGAGGGCAAACTCCGGAAGTGTATCACGGGGGCGGGGCAGGCGGGAAGGGTGTGGTCAGGGCCTTCCCAGGTGAACCAGAGCCTTCCCGGGTGAAGAATCGAAGGGAGCCGTCCCGCGAAGCCGGGCGCGCCGCAGGAGGAGCCATGCTGCCAGAGGCAGGAACGACACCAGAGGCGGGAAAGACAGCCGTGCTGATCGCCGGAGCCGGGCCGACCGGCCTGCTGCTGGCCTGCGAGTTGCAGCGCCTGGGCACCGAAGTCCGGATCGTGGACCCCAAAGACGGCCCGACGCGCGAGTCGCGGGCCTTGGTCGTGCAGGCACGCAGCCTGGAAATCTACGATCAGCTGGGTCTGGCGGCGCAGGCCGTGCAGGAGGGTCGTCCGGCCCGCGCCCTGCGGCTGTGGAGGGCGGGGCGGGAGCGCGGCGCCCTGACCTTCGGCTTTCCCTTCGGTCCGCTGGGCCGCGGCCAGACCCCCTATCCCTTCCTGCTGGTGCTCGAACAGAGCCGCAACGAGGCCCTGCTGGAGCGCAAGCTGCGGGAGCTGGGCGGTGAGGTGGCGTGGGGGTGGCGGCTGGAGTCCTTCGAGGAGCCGCGCGCAGACGGGCCTCTGCGCGCACGGCTGGTCGGCCCGGACGGCGAGCGCCGCGACCTGGACGTGGCCTACCTGTGCGGGGCGGACGGCGCCCACAGCCCGGTCCGGCACGCGCTGGGCACGCCTTTCGAGGGGACCCGCAGCCCGCGCACGCTCTTCGTGGCCGACGTGACCGCGAGCGGGAAGCTGGACGCCGCCGCCCTCAATCTCAAGCTGAGCCGTTCCTCGCTGCTGCTGGCCTTTCCGCTGCCCGGAGCGGGCCACTACCGCCTGGTCGGCATGGCGCGCGGGCGCGAGCTGGACGGCGAGGCGCCGACCTTCGGGGCGGTCCGGCCCCTGGTGCAGGGCGTTTTCGGCGTCACGGTGAGCGAGGTGCGCTGGTTCTCGCGTTACCGGGTCAGCCACCGGGTCGCGCGGCGCTTCGGGGCCGGGCGGGTCTACCTGCTGGGGGACGCGGCGCACGTCCACAGTCCGGTGGGCGGACAGGGCATGAACACCGGGCTGGGCGACGCGCACAACCTCGCCTGGAAACTCGCGGCCGTGGTGCGGGGGCAGGCGGACCCCGCCCTGCTGGCGAGCTACGAGGCCGAGCGGCGGCCCTTCGCCCGCACGCTGGTGCGGACCACCGACCGCATGTTCGGCCTGATCTCGGCCGAGCATCCGGCGGCCCGCCTGCTGCGGGGCCTGCTCCCGGTCCTTGTGGGGCGGGTGCTGGGCGCGTCCGGTCCGCTGGCGGAGCTGGCTTTCGGCACCCTCGCGCAGCTGCGCCTGAGTTACCTGCACAGTCCGCTCAGCGTGGGACGGGCGGGCCGGGTGCGCGGCGGGCAGCGCCTGCCCTACGTGCCGGGCAGCGGCAACTTCGAAGCCCTGCGGCAGCCCGGCGCCGCGCTGCACATCTACGGGGTGCCCACCCCCGCCGCCGTGGCCTGGACCGCGCGGCGGGAGGACGTAGCGCTGCGGGTCTTTCCCTCCTCCCGCGCCGCCCGCCGGGCCGGGCTGGCCGAGGACGCTGCTTACCTGGTACGCCCCGACGGGTACGTGAGTGCGGCGCAGGCGGTCTTCGACCCGGCAGCGCTCGACGAGGTGCTGCGGGCGCGCTGGCATTGGCGGACCCCGGCCTCCTCTTCCGGCCGGACCGCGCCTGTGATTCCCACTTCACTGTGACGCCCGAGCTTGCCGCCTCCCCCCCCGCCGCGCTACTAATGGCGGGAAATGCGCGACGCCCTGTGGACTGCCCTGAAGACCGTGAACGATCCCGAGCTGCACCGCGATCTGGTGTCGCTGGGCATGATCGAGCGTGCGGAGGTCGAGGGCCGGGTGGCGCACGTCAAGGTCAACCTGACCACGCCCGCCTGCCCCCTCAAGGGCAAGATCGAGGGGGACGTGCGCGCCGCCGTGCTCTCGGTGCCC
Proteins encoded:
- a CDS encoding DUF4384 domain-containing protein, whose translation is MAPHPDRWTGRQAAVIPGRESGRMKYFTSSLLLGTLLACGASASPVISAQSIIVNPVPTSLSVRVWTDRDLGGRQVPSYAPGERIRLYTSVNQDAYVYLFNVDPQGSVDLVLPNKYQGGANFLKANTTRAFPAASDPFTFDIAAPYGVNKVLALASRRPLDLGEIATFKTQPNSFATVGVKGQQQLAQALSIVVTPVDQQSWISDTALYNVAAPGAQATAAPLQTPAPAASTPARGAPIQPLPGTPTASALSVTVKPAAPQPAPLPGGREWRTTVERQGSLSSTYAEYAARLKAEGYSQVGSKQAGNHIRGEFRKGEGRATLEVKQKGRRFEVTLSRR
- the rnpA gene encoding ribonuclease P protein component, producing the protein MTGDREFRRVRQHGSALRDPLLTLRVTDYRPRYGEAWRPRAIIGIVVPKKTLRRAVDRNRARRRVREALRTLPGGLPPCRAILMPNPAVLSAPFPDLQAALTRVLAQVPGRVKRRAGAPAAGTGRGGNPQAAGAVPAPMTPPTQEQP
- the yidC gene encoding YidC/Oxa1 family membrane protein insertase; the protein is MKTRILLPLAALGALLLTGCGTTGPLPTFGKAITPEWITADFDGRPGDEFIATSNLSDVVFNARGEVIGWYVKSYAGTPFIKQRPDGSYDFSALREQRGIVNMVGDRKALALEGGGLDPAAPAQAARPRLSQNLGQNRQDALFRYTQNGVTVTKTVTLHPRNYKVDVRTALEGGPGSYTMLFPGLGKADNPRVQAVPVGGQPAAVQGSGTLTVDNILYAALQENPSQVAHALIVRPQGQTRADASLTGGEQGLIRVGLQGDSNLEVYGGRNELIHLYQSGYSTLPGLFEPNFFGRISLQIVKLMEWLYSFVGNWGLVLVLLTVLLRLIMWPLMQAQGRTTARMQVMQPKIKEIQEKYKDKRDPDSQRAMQTEMSQLYRDHNFNPAGCFSTFLPFPVLIALWSTIRNFEFDSGFLWLPDLAIPDPFYILALVYLIVNIGQLYVMTRKSPEMFRQQAFIYLIFLYFALTFPAGVTIYIILSTLIGIVQQVLINKQVERETASIGQTVQKAPARAGGKAVKTIEAPKK
- a CDS encoding C39 family peptidase; its protein translation is MRLPGLLLTAALLAGTAVFGIDRFRSSGEESGGTTPVAATQQVPALPPAASPDPAPPPTTGPEEAPTPPAPDPQPQPPAAATPAPLPASAKVGNVRHEYQRLNNCGPVTVGMALSRWGSTLDQYDIAPRLKPTAGDVNVSPDELAGYARSQGMKVHLGVNGDRALLKRLLAAGFPVIVETWFVTHDSGGMGHYRLLTGYDDAAQSFGALDSYLGPLKMPYARFDELWRSFGRTFLVVHPPARVSEVTELLGARADAAAAKQDTLRAALAEAERRGDAVGWLNLGHAKLGVGDARGAARAFDQAFAASPDPSLDPTRPARVVGGLPWRALWYSFGPLEAYTRTGRYADVLRLTAGVLRDAPAHEEAHYWRGRALSGLGRAAEAQAAYREALRLRPGYAAAREALVRL
- a CDS encoding alpha-ketoacid dehydrogenase subunit beta yields the protein MTATVTALRTMTMVAAINDALALALERDPAVHIFGEDVGVMGGVFRATDGLQARFGAARVFDTPLAEAGIVGMGIGMGLAGLKPVAEIQFAGFLYPALDQVLSHLGRYRHRTRSRYHLPMVVRAPYGGGVHTPEQHADSPEAILAHTPGVKVVIPSTPRDAKGLLLAAIEDPDPVFFFEAIKLYRSVKEEVPEGHYTIPLGQARVVTQGDDVTVITYGGMVEVAQKAAAAAQAHGIGVEVIDLRTLVPLDTETLLASVQKTGRAVIVTEAPRTGGFHSEISAVIAEEAIEFLRAPVVRVTGFDAPYPPFTSVEDVYRPHPVRVARAIRQVMNY
- the yidD gene encoding membrane protein insertion efficiency factor YidD, whose product is MSAASRGLVRIVRGYQRHLSPRKPAPTCRFTPTCSQYAVEAVERHGALKGGWLAAWRVLRCNPLVPGGFDPVPEQFPRTATSSRKTP
- the pdhA gene encoding pyruvate dehydrogenase (acetyl-transferring) E1 component subunit alpha — encoded protein: MTRSRTSKKASSPAASSAAPDPALPDPHAAGAAAYAQADAQGELFQLIAPDGTVTHPELLPDPATRLALYRQMRRVRHFDERAWVLYRTGRMGVFPPYGGMEASQVGTAAALTPQDWLFPTYRDTGAALAYGLPIPQTLAYWRTSPHGWAMPQNLKILPFYIPIATQYPHAVGAALAEARQGTRNVAMAFIGDGGSSEGDFHEALNFAGALNASCVFILQNNGWAISVPTRAQTKATNLSRRADGYGIPGVRVDGNDVLATWHVTREAVERARRGEGPTLIETVTYRIKPHTLADDPSRYRTDADNAGWDAKDPVTRLRAHLLAGGHLTEEEDAQLTREIEAEFEAALAEADAFPEPTPAEILDHVFAEPTPQLARQRAQILAEEGA
- a CDS encoding ZIP family metal transporter translates to MWTAAFWGLVAGASLLLGGLLGLYAPASRRVVALIMALGSGVLVSSVAFDLMDEAYGAAGLDAAAGGLLLGAAAFFLGDLAINRAGGLHRKRSGGQQAQGSAPAIVLGTLMDGIPESVAIGVSLLAGGKVGWVFVAAVFLSNIPESLSASVGLKRAGHAPRQILLLWTAIALASAAAAGLGFALLRGADPNLTSGIQAFAAGAILTMLSSTMLPEAFEEGGPAIGLATTVGFLLAFSLRHLG